From a single Daphnia pulex isolate KAP4 chromosome 2, ASM2113471v1 genomic region:
- the LOC124208289 gene encoding uncharacterized protein LOC124208289 has protein sequence MEKDGRRHVVWCLNGKNYASWKFGMKLALQSVELWEVVNGTQRQPAERRNADQVIENAADITNWNKRNTTAMQNIFGAIKEDQSRILMSCSTAQEMWMKLETEYEEDAADNAPLLWTKFYGCTFRPSQSVSSFLTELEQIAFRLKSLNIAIDDNQIMAKILMSLPPEFRVFAFAWDSTPVAEKTLKKLTTRLIALDKSLRNDEEAKSTSDTAYLSKPNRDESQHKEQALPAQYGQNKGKSHPSSQHAGIPRTCWECNSTTHVRAQCRQYKRRREREGEEADRKRKRYDRHDRRDDKLCKLPGATGRCTHETPGCSTLQVSP, from the exons atggagaaagatggccgccgccatGTTGTATGGTGTCTGAATGGGAAAAACTACGCgtcttggaaatttggaatgaagcTGGCGTTACAAAGTGTTGAGCTTTGGGAAGTCGTGAACGGGACTCAACGGCAACCTGCTGAA AGACGCAATGCTGACCAGGTGATTGAAAATGCAGCTGATATAACCAActggaacaagagaaataccACGGCAATGCAGAACATATTTGGCGCCATCAAAGAAGACCAATCAAGGATCCTGATGTCTTGTAGCACAGCCCAAGAGATGTGGATGAAATTGGAGACTGAGTATGAAGAAGATGCCGCAGACAATGCACCTCTATTGTGGACAAAGTTCTATGGATGCACATTTCGACCAAGCCAAAGTGTATCAAGCTTCCTGACTGAGTTGGAACAGATAGCATTCCGTCTGAAGAGCCTCAACATAGCTATtgatgataatcaaataatggcAAAGATACTCATGTCGCTTCCTCCAGAGTTCCGTGTTTTTGCCTTTGCATGGGACAGCACGCCTGTTGCAGAGAAAACTCTCAAGAAACTGACTACTCGCCTTATAGCATTGGACAAGAGCCTgcgcaacgacgaagaagcAAAATCGACATCTGATACTGCCTATCTCAGTAAGCCGAACAGAGATGAATCACAGCACAAAGAGCAAGCACTTCCTGCCCAGTACGGTcagaacaaaggaaaaagccaCCCTTCCAGTCAACATGCTGGTATACCGAGAACATGCTGGGAGTGCAACTCCACTACGCATGTTAGAGCTCAATGCCGTCAATACAAACGCCGgcgtgagagagaaggagaagaagcggacagaaaaaggaagcgtTACGATCGACATGACAGAAGAGATGATAAACTATGTAAGCTCCCAGGAGCAACTGGCCGATGCACTCACGAAACCCCTGGCTGCTCCACGCTTCAAGTATCTCCGTGA
- the LOC124208273 gene encoding fringe glycosyltransferase-like, with translation MSYQLSKMRLTLKRILQALFLAVLFSFSTLAMLRTLAATSNNSTATIERASAGKEEPPWIKNFVGLWPDRSLRSVLDDEGNTFAGPVIDDNDNHLFEVTTTTTTSSTTTKPHTTLDDIFISVKTTKNFHASRLDVIIKTWFTLAREQTWFFTDSDDEEYSEKTHNHLINTGCSASHNRMALCCKMAVEFDTFLESNKRWFCHFDDDNYVNVPQLVRMLQKYDWTDDWYLGKPSIKAPLEILDREHIPQKISFWFATGGAGFCLSRSLGLKMKPLASGGKFISIGDKIRLPDDVTMGYIVEHLLSKQLTVVEEFHSHLEPMKFLKQSQIADQITFSYSHYGAEMNVLSLDGFNNQIDPYRFLSLHCHLYPNFSFCPR, from the exons atgagctATCAACTTTCTAAAATGCGTCTAACGCTCAAAAGAATCCTGCAAGCCCTTTTTCTGGCCGtcttgttttcgttttccacATTGGCAATGCTTCGGACTTTGGCTGCCACTTCGAACAATTCCACTGCAACGATAGAACGTGCCTCTGCGGGAAAAGAAGAACCTCCATGGATCAAAAACTTTGTGGGCTTGTGGCCAGATAGGTCTCTTAGATCCGTTTTGGATGACGAAGGAAACACGTTTGCAGGGCCGGTGATAGATGACAACGACAACCATCTCTTCGAAgtaaccacaacaacaacgacatcAAGTACTACAACGAAGCCTCACACTACACTTGACGATATATTCATAAGTGTCAAGACGACAAAGAATTTTCACGCCTCACGTCTGGATGTCATCATCAAAACTTGGTTCACCTTAGCCCGGGAACAG ACTTGGTTTTTTACCGACTCGGATGACGAGGAATACAGCGAAAAAACCCACAACCATCTGATTAACACAGGATGTTCAGCTTCTCACAACCG GATGGCGTTATGCTGCAAGATGGCCGTCGAATTTGACACTTTTCTCGAGAGCAACAAACG gTGGTTCTGCCATTTTGACGACGACAACTATGTGAATGTACCGCAGTTGGTCCGAATGCTGCAAAAATACGACTGGACGGATGATTGGTACCTCGGCAAACCAAGTATCAAAGCCCCGCTGGAAATCCTGGACCGCGAACACATACCG caaaaaatatcattttggTTCGCTACGGGAGGTGCTGGATTCTGTCTTAGTCGTTCACTCGGCTTGAAAATGAAACCGTTGGCCAG tggCGGAAAGTTCATTAGTATTGGCGATAAAATTCGACTGCCGGACGATGTCACTATG GGCTATATTGTTGAGCATCTCCTGAGCAAACAGCTTACAGTGGTAGAAGAGTTCCACTCGCATTTAGAACCAATGAAGTTTCTAAAACAATCGCAAATTGCAGACCag aTTACTTTCAGTTATTCCCATTACGGAGCTGAAATGAATGTACTGAGTCTGGATGGCTTCAACAATCAAATTGACCCCTATAGATTTCTATCCCTACATTGTCATTTGTATCCCAATTTTAGTTTCTGTCCTAGATAA